One Hordeum vulgare subsp. vulgare chromosome 4H, MorexV3_pseudomolecules_assembly, whole genome shotgun sequence DNA window includes the following coding sequences:
- the LOC123451050 gene encoding uncharacterized protein LOC123451050, translating into MALHCAAAGSVSPSTGPCLLLRHRALRRSPSRPRRPHGLALASAGARWACGARRRVRHEEEDEEEDEEEYGHNEEMARLEAYSEGARDLALLVTAAVDGDLESVLVFKGFSSRLSGRTAPDPAMSVLPERAVIRSVDVVRGPFDPTNIDYLEKGLPWEEFKSRLQ; encoded by the exons ATGGCGTTGCACTGCGCCGCCGCCGGCAGCGTCTCGCCGTCCACCGGCCCGTGCCTCCTGCTTCGCCACCGCGCGCTCCGGCGCTCCCCGTCCCGGCCGCGGCGGCCGCACGGCCTGGCTCTAGCTTCTGCCGGTGCCCGGTGGGCGTGCGGCGCCAGGAGGCGGGtgaggcacgaggaggaagacgaggaggaagacgaggaggagTACGGGCACAACGAGGAGATGGCGCGGCTGGAGGCCTACAGCGAGGGGGCGCGCGACCTGGCCCTCCTCGTCACGGCCGCCGTCGACGGCGACCTCGAGTCCGTGCTCGTCTTCAAG GGCTTCTCGTCGAGGCTGAGCGGGAGGACGGCGCCGGACCCGGCCATGAGCGTGCTCCCGGAGCGGGCCGTCATACGGTCGGTCGACGTGGTCAGGGGGCCCTTCGACCCCACCAACATCGACTACCTCGAGAAGGGCCTGCCATGGGAGGAATTCAAGAGCCGCCTCCAATAG